Part of the Anopheles gambiae chromosome 3, idAnoGambNW_F1_1, whole genome shotgun sequence genome is shown below.
TTGTAACTAAACCtttcaaacaaaatacaaaatatgacAATTTATTCGAAAACCACTTTTATCGGCTTATCGACAGATCAAGAAACTATGCAGGAGTTATCAATTGAAGTTTTACAAAATCTGAATATCTTAATCGAATTTAAGCATTGTGTCCCAGTAATAAACTGATTCACAAATTATCGTTAAAGTGTTCTGTCGCCCTGAGACAAATCTTCGAACccagtaaaatgaaacataattAACATAATGGACACTTTAGTATTCTTGTACAGGATATTTGTTAGTAACGTTCTCTTCGGAGCGCCCAAACTGAACGGAGCCTACTTTTGAACGGAGCCAGCTCTGAACTAGTGGTGGGAACTCGGAATTGAACCTACCCGCACATTAATTTAACGGTTGAattataaatataatatacattctataaacaaattaaaacaaattccaCTTACATGGGTCTGTTTTACAGGGTTAAGAGTCATATAATGGAATAGTTCGACCGTTTAAGAAAATGTTTCAACCGAGTAGTAGAATCgggtaacaacatgcccgtcatgggttcaagccccaaatagaccgtgccgccatacgtaggactgactatcctgctttagggggtaatccaaaagtcactgaaagccaacgcCACACGTGgtaaggcaggccttgaccgacaacggttgttgagccttTAGTATTTAGCCAGAAGAAGTGGAATCGAGCAAGCATTCTGTGGAGGTTTGCAATCTTATAATGGAGTGTTGCAACCGAATTGTGGaattttgcaaccatactGTCGAGCGGTTGTCAGACTGTGGGTACCGTTGTAAATATCCCAACACATTTTCGTGagttttacttatttatcatgtttaattatgtATCCGTGGCAAGATTTATTAATGATTTATTAAAGATTTATTAATCATGTGTACATCTGAATGCCATGCGAAAATAAGTCAAAATGAtcttttgtatttattttctttttttatttaccttttttttatttaactcgtacgacgtaacaagatgcccgtcatgggttcaagtcccgaatagaccgtgcccccatacgtaggactgactatcctgctagggtaacaataagtcactgaaagccaagctcacttcactaagtGGGTACagccaggccttgaccgacagcggttgttgtgccaaagaagaagaagaatatctTTTATAAAACATCATCGATACCAATTCACAGACAAAATTACACCGACTAAACAAATGTGTATAACTAAACCGAATGTAAAATGTGTATTACTGAAATGCATTCAGTAAAATGtgttactgaaaatcagtaaaaacatgacatttgTGCCGAAAACcagtaaaatattcttttactgaaccgtttcagtaaaaacTTTACTAaagcaggatgagaaaatttgtTGTGTACGGAGGAACGGTCCATAAAAGGCTTGAGCCCGCGACGAGCATGTTGCAAAGttgtgcgagttgacgactgtacaacTGGACTACAACATGCATATTATATACTCTGCCTTACAGTTGTTGAAACgtggaaataaaattatatgaAAAGTGAATAAAAAGAGAAACTATTAGAACGCGAATATTGGTATGTATGATTTGTCGTTGTTCTTTCTAGGCACAACGTAATATATTCCAGGAATCCTTTTCTTGCTCGAAATTTCTGAAACCCTGTCGTATCGCAGGTATTCATTTTGATAGATTTTGGTACTGCCGCACCGCAGGTATCGGGgtttttttccattcttttgTGAACCCATGTtatatattttgaaaaataaaaactgatgtgtatttatttttgtgttactTAGAACTGGTTATCTTCTTTCTGTGATGATCTAGTTTATTTTGTAgattggatgatttttttattgttttgcacAATAACCGtagtcggtcaaggcctagtgaagtgagcttggcttttagtgacttattgttaccatagcaggttagtcagttctacgtatggggggcacggtctattcgggggaCACGGTCAATTCggggggcttgaacccatgacgggttaAGTTAAGTCGTaagagttgacgactgtaccaccagaccggccacCAGAGTTtggataattgctgtatttTAAAAACGTACAAGATTTTGGCTTTGGGTGTTTTGGATATTTATGAACCTAATTAATTTGGTTATACTTACCGCTCTGGCTTAGCTAAAATATTTCGTCAAATGAAAAGTAAAGAGATCCTGGTTTTGAAAATGACACGAgactaaaattttaattatgcaCTAAGTTTACATGCCCAGTAGTTCATATAGTTGTAAATATGGAAAAGAAATACCCATATTGTAGTTAATGCAGTTGGTACGCTTTTTGGGACAGGTTTGTGCCAGTCCTTCCCACACTACCAATACATTtaataaaagaaagcaaaacaactaTGGGCCTAGAAGAAATTCAAACTGTTTTTCGGCCCCTTCGTTTAGTACGGGTCTCTTTTTCTCGATGCAGTTTCTAACATACAGTCACAGGTAACCAGACAATCATGTCCTTCAAGTTGGTCTCTTATTTCAGACCCCTCGCGTAGATGATGGAAAAAAACCCAGATACACAAAGACTGCTGAGAAGGAGATGCAGAAGGAGCGAAAAGTTTGTAATTCTCCAACATAGGAAACATTACAGCCTCTGTTTCGTCCTACCACTGGAAGAAGAATTTCTTtggaaataaagaaataaaagtaaaagaaaaaaataccgaTATGAAAAAATGAGAAAGGACGAATCAGAAGCCAGGCAATGGAAACAAGAGCTGAAAACTTAAGTCTCTTGGTTGGGCGAATTGTACGGGACAAAAAGAAACCATGATTATTCTATTCCAGAAACTATGTACCCTACCGCGTCAAGGGAGAAAgatgtagaagaaaaaaatatcaaggTTTGAAAAccaagaaaggaaaaaaaaacgtaaaatgAGCACGAAAGGGATGGCGACTTAACAGAAAACGGGTAGTAAAGTTGAAATCGAAAACTGGTCAGGCAGCAgaaatattttgaaacatGAACATGTCCAatcaacaaaatcaacataCGTTCTTGTTCAACCATCAAAAAGACATAGCGGGAAAGCATGATGGTTTTCTTGCTTGAGTGCTCTTAAAACATGTGGAATGGATTTAAGCTGCACACTACCCAGTGTAAAAACGTAATTTATATTGATAATCATTCGCAAGCGAAACAGTTTTTGGAACAGAATTGGCGAGTTGCGAAATGTTTTGGTAGTTAATAAGTgataaaaatgcaacaaacagCTCATGCAGTCTATTTTTTCCTTTCAGACAAGCAGTAATAGGACACAGTTGAATGTGTGTCAGAGAATAGGAAATAAAGTAAACCAGTCAGAACCTAGTTAAGTTAAATATAAACGAATGCTGAGCAAACATAAGTAAAGTAGAAGGTCGTATCGATATTTGcacatgtttaaaaaaaaacatacttttttttccaGAATTTCGTTATTTGTATCGTAATGGATGTTTTACATCAGACGTACCGGAACATATAACTAGTGATCCTcctgttacaaaaaaaaaaaacaagaacaaacccaaaacaaagaaacatttcACATAACGAAATGCTATGAACTAGCTCTTCAAGGAGCGGTGCTCCTCTTTCCTCCTAGTTCTTGAaggaataaatatttgtgtgaACTGTATAAAGTTACGTTTTAAAGTCGGCAAGTAAACGGCGACATTTTTTttcacaccaacaacaaatgtTATAAAGAAGGTAACGCGGGGCTATGTGTTGCGTTTGGCACACTTCAAAATAAACCACGGCCAAAATATCGCATACATCATTACTATCCAGAAAAACTGTTGATGGTAAACTTTCAGCCACcagtgtgcttttgttttgagtaacctttgtttgtttcattctgGAGTAAATGGCTCTCGTAGCTTAAACAGCAAATATGGTGCGATGGAAATTTACATTTACGAACAATTTTACACAGCAACTGACAAAGATGATTAAAAAACCAACCGAACACATTGCTGGAAAAACTTACCTTTTGAATAACAATTTGTTAACAAATTGTTATTTGTTAACCAgccgctgattttcatcaactttccgttccggcggcatctagaacgcaagcAGTTGGTTTTGAACCAAACAGGCATGTATTAAAATTGAGGATTTTTTGCTATAATTTCAATTCTATTCTGTTCATCAATACTGTTGTGTGGCatgaggtttttgttttatttttgttttattgaccACAATAATTCTTAGAGCATGATTCTTTTACCGGCGCACCGTTGCTATGTATGTGGGTAGAGTATAGATGTGcgcaatgtttgttgtttcccAAGCAAATGACTGGCCCTAGGGCCTGCCATCGGCATACGGGAAAGTttcctggggcctgccatcagCCTGAACGTGTTAAACCAGCCCTTTGACCATTTGTGAGTTATACACAGtaacaataaacataaaataaagcaaGCTAGTAGTTGGTGTGTAACAATAGGTCAAATCATATCTTTCTTTCAAAACGGATGGAAACACAGCACAGTAGTCCATGTTGATTTCAAtatttggttttaattttctcATTACTATTTTCCTGTGATACGgaacaaattcaaaacaatCCGGACAGAACCTGCTCATGATACGAATACAACCCTATTACACATTTTGTCACCTATCCCACCCTTTCAGTTGTGGGGTCTTAGGACGAACTGGCTAACAGTATGTAAGTGTGTGTAACTATACATAGGTTCATGTCCATACATCTCCTTTCTTACCTCCGTGTGTGATGGAACTACCTAATTCTATGCAATAGTGCAATGAAAGTTATTTTTCATCAATGCGtgttcgtttctttttcgcttctttttcTAATCATCCGACATTCAATGCACACAAAAGTATGACTATCGGTACTCTGCTgacatcgacacacacacacttttcagaaaaggaagaaaaaattatAGCCGGTATCAtagaatccgttcgtagcggcggcgtacgtccctaCACTCATTATCACTCGTTTgactaacgtactagatggttgctattTTTATAGTTATTTTCAGCGGCATTGTAGGACCGGGcacaagaaatgtgttgccatacCTAGGAATCTGAGTTAGCGCTGTACGCTTCCACTACGGGCGGATTTAATGATACATATCAGCCAATGTAGTTCCTATTTGGTGTAATGCATAAGATattctttgtgtttgtttattaagTGTGGGGTGTatatgtggtgtgtgtgtgtgtgtgtgtgtgtgtgtgtgtgtgtgtgtgtgagagagagagagagagagagaggcggggggttgaggggggggggggggtagataaaaagaaagagaagtgtgatagagatagagagataaaagagaaaagaagagataaaaaggaagcaagtgagagtgagagagagagaaatataggagttgattttttattatattgtaCAATTAAAGCCTTCAACGATACACATCCTACAATATTACACTTCTTTGATTGAAGTAAAATTGATACAATGTATTTTTGGGGACAGGAAACAATTCAGTCACATTGAATTTTATCACCGATTTCGTGATCACCTTTCCTGCTTACTCTTGTACCTGGCACATATATTTTGGGGACGATCGTTTATCAGCTAAATCTTTGTAGTTTTCTGGTTCATTGAACATAAGCCAACAAAATAACATTGTttcacataaaacaaaacatacactcaaaatggaaaacgatagaaaacctaaacatattttaattgattattaTAACACTACTTAAagtttattttccaatttcatgcaaaacatatttttgctgCCCAAcggatatattttttttcgcaaaaaagAATGATGgccatttgttttatttcttttattcatCCTTAAATCTCTCTGCTAAAAAAACCTTTAATGTCCTAAAACGCATCACCGTACATGCCAAAGACCAAGATTAACCTTCGACAGTCGCGGCAATTGGTTGATCTTTTGCAACGCATTCGGCGTAAGCCGCGTGCATCCGTAAAGATCGATGGCACGTAAATTTATCAGTTCTGCAGCAACGATTTCTAACCCGCGATCGGTGATACGACTGCACTGACCAATATTTAGTGTTTCTAAATCGTGCAGCGATTTGGCAATGCGAGAAAGACCTTCGTCCGTGATCTGACACGCACTAAGGCTTAGAGAGCGCAGCTGGAATAGACCTTGCGAGATGTGCACCATAGCCTGGTCGGCCACCTTATCACAAAAGCTAACGTCTAATGTTGAGATCGAGTTGCAGCCTTCCGTCAGGTACGCCATACCGATGTCCGATATGTTATCACAGGCGCGCAGATTTAGCTCTTCCAGACGCGACATGCGCGCCAAATGCTTCAACCCGCTGTCCGTGACGGAAACACAGAAGCTAAGGTTAATCGATCGCAGTGAAGTGAGCCCTTGGGCGATGTGTCGCAGCGCTTCATCGGAAAGGCGCTGACAGTCCTGCAGCCCTAAGTATTCGAGTGCCGGTGTTCCATCAGCCGTTTCCTTACTGAGCCCTGCAAGATGTCCGATACCGTGGTCCGAGATGTGCCAGCATGACCGAAGATTAAGTCGGCGCAACTTCTTCAGACCCCACGAAATGAGAAGTAGACCCGTGTTGGTGATGTTACTGCATCCTCCGAGCTCTAGAACCTCGATATTTTTCAAGTGCTGTGTAATGCGTCCAAGGCTGGAATCTGTCACCTGCTTGCAGAGCGACAGATTCAGTACCTTTAGGTTAGGAAAGTCGGCAGCAAACGCATGCCCGATAGCCATATCTGTGATATTGTAACAGCCGCTTAGATTCAGTGACTCCAAGTTCGGCACGCCGGTTACGATGTCTTTCAGGGCACGTCGCACCGATAACACCTGAACCCGTTTGATACCTCGTTTCACCAACGACCCAAATAGTGTCGGAGAAGGCCGTCGTAGGTGCAAACTGGCTTCGACGCCTCGCCAACAGCTTTTCGCGTACGCAGCATCACGCCAGACGGTGCACACTTGGGCGGCACGGCCACGATCCTTGACGTTTAGCTTGGCAAAAATCATAGCAAGTATTTCTGGGTAAAGATGTCCAATATGGGTGCCTTCTTCCTCTACGGGTTGCGGAGGAGGAGTGTTCGGGCTCTTGGGGCGATTTGTAGAATGAATCGTCCCATGgagattatgatgatgatgagcagcATGGTGTCCGGGATGTGGGAGATGCGGATGGGCACGGTGCGAAAAATGATGTGATGGGATGGTGTATATTGTCGGCGAAGCGGCCGTCTGTTGCAAATGTGGCTGATGTAACACAACAGAATAGGGTGCATACCGGTGATGATGCCCACCGGTTATCGTATGTGGTCGATGCGATATGAAACCGCCTGGAATTTCCGTCAACAAAAAACTAGCTTCCTCCATTGACACTgtttaatttgcttttttcAACGGTGTACCTACTCGATCTCGAACAAGATCAAAACTGTTGAACTACGGAACCGCGAATCACGCACAAAATGAATCTTCTCGTTTAACATACCATTTCACTACGAAAGTTTCGATATGATGGAAAAATAAGCGTGGGTACGAAACCTCAATTTTCCTCACATTAAATATTTGCCGATCTTAGTAGCAGCAGACTGATTTTGGTAGCTGATTTTTTCCTCCGTTTTTACAAAACCACGACAATTATAACAACAACCTGATCCCACGCGGATCCAACTTAATTGTTGCTGTGAACACGATAAATTCAAACACACGCCAATACATGTGCAAGCACATAAACAATTTCTCACAGATTAGATTACCAAACACATGGGACACAATCGAGTTGTTGCGAGCACCTACGGTCGAATTTAGCACTGAATTGCACACTTTCTGGGCTTACTTGAACAACAATAGTCTATAGTGAGCGATACGTAATCAAAACTCATTACATGCATTTCCATGCGTTGCAAAAATGCGTGATGATCTAGGTGCACAAAGATATTTCACAATATTTTGGTAAAGTTTGCAGTTTTACGGACGAGGAATCTTGCATTGTATTAAACTATAAGACTTTCCTTCACTAATAGCACTTCTCAATAACGAATCAGTATAATGAGTAAATAGTACCGTAGGCCACCGTTAAAATCAACAGTTCTTTCGGAGCACCTCGCTTTGCATGTCCGTTCGGTacgaaaaatgaatgaaaaatgaaaacgaagcGGAATGAATGGAAACCGAAATTGAATGAACCGAGGTCGAGCTCGGTCTGCGTATGTATAGATGCACCTGCGATACATAGCACAGTGGGCAAATgctattgttattttttgtgtatagTATCATGATGTTTAGTCAACAGTTAATAAGCTGTTAAATATATTCATAAATGTTCATGTAATGTTTTATGTGTCCATCAATGTAACTGTAATGTAAAATGTGTCGGGAaatcatgaaataaaaatgtattaggATTTTTAGACACGATTTAGGGGGATTAAAAGGATTTCTTATTAGAAAGCTGTTCGATAAGTGCATAACAATAGTTATGAGTGAAAAACGGGTttccaaaataaattttcaaaattcgCACGGTTTACATAATATACACATATTATAAATATAacataatatatttttatatatgtatatataatatatatgtaaatataatatatgtatatgtatatgttttgagatatatatatatatatatatatatatatatatatatatatatatatatatatatatatatatatatatatatatatatatatatatatatatatatatatatatatatatatatatatatatatatatatatatcattttatttttgctattGTGTTGTCTATTTGTAGCCTTGTTATAGATTCTTGTTCGATCTTGGTATTTCTTACAaagcttttttaattttaattaaattataaaaaacaaaatcctcaGTGATCTTAAAGCGATACACCAGATGTATTATATTAtgtagaaaattattttcattattgtCGATTTTCACATCATTCTGGTCCGATGTGTTCTTCATTTTCTCGAAACAAACCATAAACCATAAACACTGTATGGGATGAATCGATTCACGATATTCATGAATTTGGATTATTCGTGCTTACGGTGTAACCAGACATATCGAGACAATTACACGTAATGTAGCGAGAAAAATAGCCAAAATCAACCCCAACTGACATCACCGCACgacattttacaatttttgtgtgaaaaaacGGGCTTAAAACGTGTTCTCAAAACATGCTCATTAGCAGCACTAAAGAGTACTGCAACTGTATTCTGCAACTGTGCGACAGCGTGTATCACACATGCAGTTTCTTTTTAGAAGTATTCATCCTCAAGTGTCATTTTAGAGCACGTATTATCGAGAATGCGCTGATTTTCACATTTCACagttgatggagaaaattgtattgatttaaaattcaaattaaaataaaatttatttttccattttcaaatCCGTgccggagacattcgcgtaactcagATTGTCGCGTTTTATAGCGAAAATATACTTGGTTACAaattatttttgataaaatttagttcatttatgtaatttaatacttatttaatgcaattggtgtagaaaattcggttatttaagtatttgaagtgatttaattttttgaaaaaaaagtatattattttcacatttcacagttgatggagaaaattattttcttgaaaattgTACAGTGGAACAATCCGAACGAAGGCAAGGGGTCATGGATTTTTCAATACTTACCGTGGGGTAACGGTTCATTAAGGCTTGAACCTATGATGGGaatttttttaagttgttcGAGATTACGACTGTAGTTACCCCATGTATTTGGGATATATGTAAACATGGGATCTTCTCAAACAAATTAATCTTTCTTAAAGTGTTTATAAGCTCGCATTAAGTATTAAAACTATCCAAgggccacagattaag
Proteins encoded:
- the LOC1279716 gene encoding F-box/LRR-repeat protein 14, with the protein product MEEASFLLTEIPGGFISHRPHTITGGHHHRYAPYSVVLHQPHLQQTAASPTIYTIPSHHFSHRAHPHLPHPGHHAAHHHHNLHGTIHSTNRPKSPNTPPPQPVEEEGTHIGHLYPEILAMIFAKLNVKDRGRAAQVCTVWRDAAYAKSCWRGVEASLHLRRPSPTLFGSLVKRGIKRVQVLSVRRALKDIVTGVPNLESLNLSGCYNITDMAIGHAFAADFPNLKVLNLSLCKQVTDSSLGRITQHLKNIEVLELGGCSNITNTGLLLISWGLKKLRRLNLRSCWHISDHGIGHLAGLSKETADGTPALEYLGLQDCQRLSDEALRHIAQGLTSLRSINLSFCVSVTDSGLKHLARMSRLEELNLRACDNISDIGMAYLTEGCNSISTLDVSFCDKVADQAMVHISQGLFQLRSLSLSACQITDEGLSRIAKSLHDLETLNIGQCSRITDRGLEIVAAELINLRAIDLYGCTRLTPNALQKINQLPRLSKVNLGLWHVR